A window of Ictidomys tridecemlineatus isolate mIctTri1 chromosome 15, mIctTri1.hap1, whole genome shotgun sequence contains these coding sequences:
- the Rpl28 gene encoding large ribosomal subunit protein eL28: MSAHLQWMVVRNCSSFLIKRNKQTYSTEPNNLKARNSFRYNGLIHRKTVGVEPAADGKGVVVVMKRRSGQRKPATNYVRTTINKNARATLSSIRHMIRKNKYRPDLRMAAIRRASAILRSQKPVMVKRKRTRPTKSS, encoded by the exons ATGTCGGCGCACCTGCAGTGGATGGTCGTGCGGAACTGCTCCAGCTTCCTGATCAAGAGGAATAAGCAGACGTACAGCACC GAGCCCAATAACCTGAAGGCCCGCAACTCCTTCCGCTACAACGGGCTGATTCACCGCAAGACTGTGGGCGTGGAGCCCGCGGCCGACGGCAAAGGCGTAGTGGTGGTCATGAAGCGCAGATCTG GCCAGCGAAAGCCAGCTACTAATTATGTCCGGACCACCATCAATAAGAATGCACGGGCCACACTCAGCAGCATCAGGCACATGATTCGCAAGAACAAGTACCGCCCGGACCTGCGTATG GCTGCCATCCGCAGAGCCAGTGCCATCCTGCGCAGCCAGAAGCCTGTGATGGTGAAGAGGAAGCGGACGCGCCCCACTAAGAGCTCTTGA
- the Tmem238 gene encoding transmembrane protein 238 → MAAVPAACASQGAPPVTGAATAPAPAAGLGRCRMALLLAVALDVAGMAALLTGVFAQLQVRGRDFGDLLIYSGALLVFLSLLGWILWYTGNIEISRQELERDYGLRPSALARLARKLSRRWSAPAAGPRAAPGSLGARRTARAPGPPAAGARRVRLQLATLEAGPGAAGTGNE, encoded by the coding sequence ATGGCGGCGGTGCCGGCGGCGTGCGCCTCGCAGGGGGCCCCGCCGGTGACAGGAGCCGCCACGGCGCCCGCCCCTGCGGCCGGCCTGGGCCGCTGCCGCATGGCGCTGCTGCTGGCCGTGGCGCTGGACGTGGCGGGCATGGCGGCGCTGTTGACCGGCGTATTCGCGCAACTGCAGGTGCGCGGCCGCGACTTCGGCGACCTACTCATCTACTCGGGCGCGCTGCTCGTCTTCCTGAGCCTGCTCGGCTGGATCCTCTGGTACACCGGCAACATCGAGATCTCGCGCCAGGAGCTCGAGCGCGACTACGGCCTGCGGCCCTCGGCGCTCGCCCGCCTGGCGCGCAAGCTGTCCCGCCGCTGGTCGGCGCCCGCCGCCGGCCCGCGCGCAGCGCCCGGCTCCCTCGGAGCTCGCCGAACCGCCCGCGCGCCCGGGCCTCCCGCCGCCGGCGCCCGTCGCGTGCGCCTGCAGCTCGCCACGCTCGAGGCCGGGCCGGGGGCTGCAGGCACTGGCAACGAGTGA
- the Tmem190 gene encoding transmembrane protein 190 codes for MTFQAIPHRGPRALGGNMVGSGIPALGLFLLMQGSVDGNGIQGFFYPWSCEGDVWDRESCGGQAAIENPNLCLRLRCCYRDGVCYHQRPDENMRRKHMWALGWTCGGLLFLILVICLFWWAKRRDMLHLPPFLKGKCDLSRTVSLLSKDRASNEKKSSAGSMQTPGEGGETEGEATEGGEETEEGGD; via the exons ATGACCTTCCAGGCCATTCCCCACAGAGGCCCCAGGGCTCTGGGCGGTAACATGGTGGGCTCAGGGATCCCGGCGTTGGGCCTTTTCCTGCTGATGCAGGGCTCAGTAG atgggaatggaatccagggaTTCTTCTATCCATGGA GCTGTGAGGGAGATGTGTGGGATAGGGAGAGCTGTGGGGGTCAGGCGGCCATCGAAAACCCCAACCTCTGTCTGCGCCTTCGATGCTGCTACCGAGATGGCGTCTGCTACCACCAGCGTCCGGATG AGAACATGCGCAGGAAGCACATGTGGGCCCTGGGCTGGACCTGTGGTGGCCTGCTCTTCCTGATCCTCGTCATCTGCCTGTTCTG GTGGGCCAAGCGCCGGGACATGCTGCACCTCCCACCGTTTCTGAAGGGCAAATGCGACCTGTCGAGGACAGTTTCGCTGCTGTCCAAGGACCGAGCGTCAAACGAGAAGAAGTCATCTGCAGGCAGCATGCAAACCCCTGGGGAGGGCGGGGAGACGGAAGGGGAAGCGACGGAAGGGGGCGAGGAAACAGAGGAGGGGGGAGACTAG
- the Garin5b gene encoding interleukin-11 isoform X3, with amino-acid sequence MNCVCHLVLVVLSLRLDRAVAPGPPPGPPRVPPDPRADLDSAVLLTRSLLADTRQLAAQLRDKFPAEGDHNLESLPTLAMSAGALGALQLPGVLTRLRADLLSYLRHVQWLRRAGGPSLKTLEPELGALQARLDRLLRRLQLLMSRLALPQSAPDPPAPPLAPPASAWGGVRAAHAILGGLHLTLDWAVRGLLLLKTRL; translated from the exons ATGAACT GTGTTTGCCACCTGGTCCTGGTGGTGCTGAGCCTCCGGTTAGATAGAGCTGTTGCCCCTGGGCCACCTCCTGGTCCCCCTCGAGTTCCCCCAGACCCTCGGGCAGACCTGGACAGTGCGGTGCTCTTGACACGCTCCCTCCTGGCGGACACTCGGCAGCTGGCCGCACAGCTG AGAGACAAATTCCCTGCAGAAGGAGACCACAACCTGGAGTCCCTGCCCACCTTGGCCATGAGTGCAGGAGCACTGGGAGCGCTGCAG ctgccaggCGTGCTGACTAGGCTTCGAGCTGATCTGCTCTCCTACCTGCGGCACGTGCAGTGGCTGCGCAGGGCTGGTGGCCCTTCCTTGAAGACCTTGGAACCCGAGCTGGGTGCTCTGCAGGCTCGGCTGGACCGGCTCCTGCGACGGCTGCAGCTCCTG ATGTCCCGCCTGGCCCTGCCCCAGTCAGCCCCAGACCCACCAGCGCCTCCCCTAgccccacctgcctcagcctggggAGGCGTCAGGGCGGCTCACGCCATCCTAGGGGGGTTGCACCTGACCCTGGACTGGGCCGTTcgggggctgctgctgctgaagACTCGGCTATGA
- the Garin5b gene encoding interleukin-11 isoform X2, with protein MSAGALGALQLPGVLTRLRADLLSYLRHVQWLRRAGGPSLKTLEPELGALQARLDRLLRRLQLLMSRLALPQSAPDPPAPPLAPPASAWGGVRAAHAILGGLHLTLDWAVRGLLLLKTRL; from the exons ATGAGTGCAGGAGCACTGGGAGCGCTGCAG ctgccaggCGTGCTGACTAGGCTTCGAGCTGATCTGCTCTCCTACCTGCGGCACGTGCAGTGGCTGCGCAGGGCTGGTGGCCCTTCCTTGAAGACCTTGGAACCCGAGCTGGGTGCTCTGCAGGCTCGGCTGGACCGGCTCCTGCGACGGCTGCAGCTCCTG ATGTCCCGCCTGGCCCTGCCCCAGTCAGCCCCAGACCCACCAGCGCCTCCCCTAgccccacctgcctcagcctggggAGGCGTCAGGGCGGCTCACGCCATCCTAGGGGGGTTGCACCTGACCCTGGACTGGGCCGTTcgggggctgctgctgctgaagACTCGGCTATGA
- the Garin5b gene encoding Golgi-associated RAB2 interactor protein 5B isoform X1, producing the protein MNRLWNIRHPQQHQTPQKWVPILGELQKTLQKGEYLPLRPLPMFESNFVQVTNRGGPVFVHHRANRLTMGVAASLPGLMLPDILLIAQPAEGKDASGLLLTRMIPLDLVHLYVHDLSSWRLKLRLVTGRCYYLELDAPDHEVGFLFNRWIRLINLLREPATTWAPRTLQTPPLDMSLATAPASTWHLQEQAHIRQTALSPGAVPEPTFPYKMLASQKKKKKTKALKRRFKSQAVGDSVPLVWSQLDHAGDQKKAKEKSHPDVHPDKSNTQVHISGKASITIRTIFSIISNTINQSQSSKASYTPGDPGSEGGGWGWTPGSEGGGLGPGPLGLREEAGPGPWV; encoded by the exons ATGAACCGGCTTTGGAACATCCGgcatccccagcagcaccagaCCCCTCAAAAGTGGGTCCCTATTCTGGGGGAGCTGCAGAAGACCCTCCAGAAGGGCGAGTACCTGCCCCTCCGCCCGCTGCCCATGTTCGAGAGTAACTTTGTCCAG GTAACAAATCGTGGGGGCCCCGTGTTCGTGCATCACAGAGCCAACCGGCTGACCATGGGCGTGGCTGCCTCCCTGCCAGGCCTGATGCTGCCTGACATCCTGCTGATTGCTCAGCCCGCAGAGGGCAAGGACGCCTCCGGCCTCCTTCTGACCAG gATGATCCCACTAGACCTTGTCCACCTATACGTCCATGACCTGTCCTCCTGGCGCCTGAAACTGCGCCTGGTCACTGGCCGCTGCTACTACCTGGAGCTAGACGCCCCCGACCATGAGGTGGGCTTCCTGTTCAACCGCTGGATCCGCCTCATCAACTTGCTTCGGGAGCCTGCCACCACCTGGGCCCCCAGGACCCTGCAAACACCCCCCCTGGACATGTCCTTGGCCACAGCGCCTGCTTCTACCTGGCACCTCCAG GAGCAGGCCCACATCAGACAGACAG CTCTCTCTCCAGGGGCAGTCCCTGAGCCCACCTTTCCTTATAAGATGCTGGCCtctcagaagaagaagaagaagaccaaG GCCCTCAAGCGAAGATTCAAGTCTCAGGCTGTGGGTGACTCCGTGCCTCTCGTCTGGTCCCAGCTGGATCACGCAGGCGATCAGAAGAAAGCCAAGGAGAA GTCCCACCCAGATGTCCACCCTGACAAGTCCAACACCCAAGTCCACATTTCTG GAAAGGCCAGTATCACCATCCGCACCATCTTCAGCATCATTTCCAACACCATCAACCAGTCACAGTCCTCTAAGGCCAGCTATACTCCAggggaccctgggtctgagggaggaggctgggggtggaCCCCCGGGTCTGAAGGAGGAGGGCTGGGTCCtggacccctgggtctgagggaggaggctgggcctggaccctgggtctga
- the Cox6b2 gene encoding cytochrome c oxidase subunit 6B2 isoform X1, which yields MDPESSTLSSSSLGPSPYPPPMYLFPTRISLPEPCDKAKSMASRQGTGPPLSHKAMPAPTTTLKAPFIVDQSQKVPAIPAPSRRSPATRAPFRKATTGGGLSQKLPPASTVSRKTPALPYPSRKPPALYFPPQKTLPSSQQALPPSAGPPPPQTESLSLAPSRKAPASLPQYQPAVGPSTLQKATAKPEVLPVGIPGGDMLERGRSEEKSKPVVFLGAQEINKVEMRTQKMSLELPFTTTKKESEDILISKARELALDGLRGRGLLEDRAYRMKEELTLDLPGMKSKEVEHQKKWIKTREVAIEGPPQEQSRPFSVEGLAMAKLMIIANSKEKHLRLPEVSLPSWLSVASGTSTVSTKAPLPFSPSQLTFMDGPPVIVREQPESHTWVKEDTQKKWTEKEPPWDPVEPSKDAPAGQENISRT from the coding sequence ATGGACCCGGAGTCCAGCACTTTATCCTCTTCCTCCTTGGGTCCATCTCCCTACCCACCACCCATGTACCTCTTTCCAACTCGTATCTCTCTTCCTGAGCCCTGTGACAAGGCCAAGAGCATGGCCTCCCGGCAGGGCACAGGCCCACCACTCTCCCACAAGGCCATGCCTGCCCCAACCACGACCCTGAAGGCACCCTTCATCGTAGACCAGTCCCAGAAGGTGCCGGCAATCCCTGCTCCATCCCGGAGGTCCCCAGCAACTCGTGCTCCATTCCGGAAGGCCACAACTGGAGGTGGCCTGTCGCAAAAGCTGCCACCTGCATCAACTGTTTCCCGGAAGACCCCAGCCTTGCCTTACCCGTCCCGGAAGCCTCCAGCCCTGTATTTCCCTCCCCAGAAGACCCTCCCTTCATCTCAGCAGGCCCTGCCTCCCTCTGCTGGTCCCCCTCCCCCACAGACGGAATCGCTCTCACTTGCCCCGTCCCGGAAGGCTCCAGCCTCACTTCCCCAGTACCAGCCGGCAGTTGGCCCGTCCACCTTGCAGAAGGCCACGGCCAAGCCAGAAGTGTTGCCCGTGGGAATTCCTGGAGGGGACATGCTGGAGAGAGGCAGGTCTGAAGAGAAGTCCAAGCCTGTGGTCTTCTTGGGAGCCCAGGAGATAAACAAGGTGGAGATGAGGACCCAGAAGATGTCTCTGGAGCTGCCCTTCACCACCACCAAGAAGGAGTCTGAGGATATCTTGATCAGCAAGGCCCGGGAGCTGGCCCTGGATGGCTTGAGGGGCCGAGGACTGTTGGAGGACAGGGCCTACAGGATGAAGGAGGAGTTGACCCTGGATCTGCCTGGCATGAAGTCCAAGGAGGTGGAGCATCAGAAGAAATGGATCAAGACCAGGGAGGTGGCCATTGAGGGCCCCCCGCAGGAGCAGAGCAGGCCCTTCTCCGTGGAGGGGCTGGCGATGGCCAAGCTGATGATCATAGCCAACTCCAAAGAGAAGCACTTGAGACTGCCTGAGGTCTCACTGCCCTCTTGGCTCTCGGTGGCTTCTGGAACATCCACTGTGTCCACAAAGGCCCCCTTGCCCTTCAGTCCCAGCCAGCTGACCTTCATGGATGGGCCACCAGTGATTGTCAGGGAGCAGCCCGAGTCACACACCTGGGTGAAGGAGGACACGCAGAAGAAATGGACCGAGAAGGAACCACCCTGGGACCCAGTGGAGCCTTCTAAG